The Paenibacillus sp. YPG26 genome includes a window with the following:
- the gltB gene encoding glutamate synthase large subunit produces MKHTDIPAKQGLYDPAFEKDACGMGFVAHIKGRPSHDIVSQALTMLINMEHRGGQGSEPNSGDGAGMMIQLPHRFFSLEAEKLGFRLPEPGQYGVGMIFLPHDEEVRSRQEAKFKEIVEEEGQQLLGFRTVPTNDEMLGQSAKAAKPYVRQAFIGRSADIKDELAFERKLYVIRRRAELAIRYGGAEQGDAFYMPSLSCRKVVYKGMLTTEQVGEFYLDLKNEQLESAIALIHSRFSTNTFPSWERAHPYRFMIHNGEINTLRGNVNWMHARQSLFQSEVFGEDLAKVKPVINPDGSDTGMFDNTFEFLYLSGRSLPHVAMMMVPEPWNNHESMDDSKKAFYEYHSSLMEPWDGPAAMGFTDGIQIGAILDRNGLRPSRYYVTKDDLIVLSSEAGVLDIAPENVLYKDRLRPGRMLLVDTKEGRIISDEEVKASIAAENPYREWLNEHLIQLDELPEAPELPKQRHDNVTKQQLSFGYTYEELRKILEPMASTGQEALASMGYDAPIAVLSDQPQRLFSYFKQMFAQVTNPPIDAIREELVTSTLTTIGPERNLLNPEPESCRHIRLESPILSNEDFAKLRHVHRPGFKSMTIPTLFPVAEGAEGLRAAIDTLCTAADRVIEKGHNILILSDRGVDEENAAIPSLLAVSSLHHHLIRKETRTKVSILLESGEPREVHHFALLLGYGVSAVNPYLAFESLDDMIAQNMLRGVSREKAVKNFIKAATKGVVKTLSKMGISTIQSYRGAQIFEAVGLNQEFVDRYFTWTPSRIGGIGLEEVAAETIAQHYRAFNEKDGNDNVLDSGGEYAWRANSEEHMFNPKTIHLLQQAVRTGDYGIYKKYAALVQGENENHLTLRSLLNLKPAGPKVPLEEVESAASIMKRFKTGAMSFGSISKEAHESIAIGMNRVGGKSNTGEGGEDPARYIPEANGDSRRSAIKQVASGRFGVTSHYLVNADEIQIKMAQGAKPGEGGQLPGRKVYPWVAEVRGSTPGVGLISPPPHHDIYSIEDLAELIYDLKNSNPRARINVKLVSEAGVGTIAAGVAKGRADVILVSGYDGGTGASPQGSIRHAGLPWELGLAETHQTLIMNNLRDRVVLETDGKMLNGRDLAVAALLGAEEYGFSTAPLIAVGCIMMRVCHMDTCPVGVATQNPELRKNFTGDPQHVANFMTFVAEDMREWMAELGFRTINEMVGRTDCLETNNAVNHWKKSGIDLSPLLHVPALHEGADRYNTQQQNHGLEHTLDMTKLLAFAAPALERGEPVQAELPITNVDRATGTILGSEVTRLYGAAGLPEDTIRFHFVGSAGQSFGAFVPKGMTLTVEGDANDYIGKGLSGGKLAVRPSPKATFVAEENIIAGNTAFYGATSGEAYVRGIAGERFAVRNSGANVVVEGVGDHGCEYMTGGRVVVLGGTGRNFAAGMSGGIAYVYDPEGSFLGRCNLEMVLLERVEEADEAEELRSLISRHVQYTESAVGHKVLDNWNEALGSFVRVIPKDYKRMLQQIRKVQDQGLQGEAALLAAFEANMRELARTGN; encoded by the coding sequence ATGAAACATACGGATATCCCCGCAAAACAAGGTTTATATGATCCGGCTTTTGAAAAAGATGCCTGCGGTATGGGCTTTGTTGCCCATATCAAAGGACGGCCATCTCACGATATTGTCAGCCAGGCGCTGACTATGCTTATTAATATGGAACACCGCGGCGGCCAAGGCAGCGAGCCTAACTCCGGCGATGGAGCTGGAATGATGATTCAGCTTCCACACCGATTCTTCTCGCTTGAAGCCGAGAAGCTGGGGTTCCGTCTTCCGGAACCCGGCCAGTATGGCGTCGGTATGATCTTCCTGCCTCATGATGAGGAGGTCCGCAGCCGCCAGGAAGCGAAATTCAAGGAAATTGTTGAAGAAGAAGGACAGCAGCTGCTTGGGTTCCGCACCGTGCCTACGAATGATGAGATGCTGGGCCAATCGGCCAAGGCAGCGAAGCCTTATGTCCGTCAGGCATTTATCGGCCGCAGCGCTGATATCAAGGATGAATTGGCTTTTGAACGCAAGCTTTATGTCATTCGCCGCCGTGCTGAGCTGGCCATCCGTTATGGCGGAGCTGAGCAGGGAGATGCCTTTTACATGCCGAGTCTTTCCTGCCGCAAAGTGGTATACAAGGGAATGCTCACAACTGAGCAGGTAGGCGAGTTCTATCTGGATCTCAAGAATGAGCAGTTAGAATCTGCTATCGCTCTGATACACTCGCGGTTTAGTACAAATACATTCCCGAGCTGGGAACGTGCCCATCCCTATCGCTTCATGATCCATAATGGTGAGATCAATACGCTTCGCGGCAATGTGAACTGGATGCATGCGCGCCAGTCCTTGTTCCAGAGTGAAGTGTTCGGGGAAGATCTTGCGAAAGTGAAGCCGGTCATTAATCCTGACGGTTCGGACACGGGAATGTTCGATAATACCTTTGAATTCTTGTATTTGAGCGGACGTTCGCTGCCGCATGTGGCCATGATGATGGTTCCTGAGCCTTGGAACAATCATGAAAGCATGGACGACAGCAAGAAGGCGTTCTATGAATATCACAGCTCTCTGATGGAGCCATGGGATGGCCCGGCCGCGATGGGCTTCACGGATGGCATTCAGATCGGCGCGATTCTTGACCGTAATGGTCTGCGTCCTTCCCGTTACTATGTTACGAAGGATGACTTGATCGTATTATCTTCCGAAGCGGGTGTCCTGGATATCGCGCCGGAGAACGTTCTATACAAAGACCGTCTGCGTCCGGGCCGGATGCTGCTGGTGGATACCAAAGAGGGCCGGATTATCTCGGATGAGGAAGTGAAAGCGTCCATCGCTGCGGAGAATCCTTACCGTGAATGGCTGAATGAGCATCTGATTCAGCTTGATGAGCTCCCTGAAGCTCCAGAACTGCCTAAGCAGAGACATGACAATGTAACCAAGCAGCAGCTGTCCTTCGGTTATACCTACGAGGAGCTTCGCAAGATACTCGAACCGATGGCTTCCACAGGGCAAGAAGCGCTTGCTTCCATGGGTTATGATGCTCCGATTGCCGTGTTGTCTGACCAGCCTCAGCGTCTGTTCAGCTACTTCAAGCAGATGTTCGCGCAGGTCACGAATCCGCCGATTGACGCCATTCGTGAAGAGCTTGTAACCTCCACGCTGACTACCATCGGTCCTGAACGCAACCTGCTCAATCCTGAGCCGGAGAGCTGCCGTCATATTAGACTGGAATCTCCTATTCTATCAAATGAGGATTTCGCGAAGCTGCGTCACGTTCATCGTCCGGGCTTCAAGTCCATGACGATTCCAACCTTGTTCCCGGTTGCCGAGGGAGCAGAGGGACTGCGCGCTGCTATTGATACGCTCTGCACTGCAGCTGATCGTGTCATTGAGAAGGGCCATAATATCCTCATTCTGTCCGACCGTGGCGTTGATGAGGAGAATGCGGCTATCCCTTCCCTGCTAGCCGTATCAAGCCTGCACCACCATCTGATCCGTAAGGAGACCCGTACTAAGGTCAGCATTCTCCTGGAATCCGGTGAGCCTCGTGAGGTACATCATTTCGCGCTCCTGCTCGGTTATGGGGTAAGCGCGGTGAACCCTTATCTGGCGTTCGAGTCACTCGATGATATGATTGCCCAGAACATGCTTCGCGGAGTGTCCCGAGAGAAGGCTGTGAAGAACTTCATTAAAGCTGCTACCAAAGGGGTCGTGAAGACACTTTCCAAGATGGGAATCTCTACGATTCAATCCTATCGCGGTGCCCAGATCTTCGAGGCTGTGGGGCTTAATCAGGAGTTCGTGGATCGGTACTTCACCTGGACGCCTTCCCGTATCGGAGGGATTGGTCTTGAGGAAGTAGCTGCGGAGACAATCGCCCAGCACTACCGGGCCTTCAATGAGAAGGACGGCAATGATAACGTGCTGGATTCCGGCGGCGAGTACGCATGGCGGGCGAATTCAGAAGAACACATGTTCAATCCGAAGACGATCCATCTGCTTCAGCAGGCGGTCCGTACTGGGGACTATGGAATATACAAGAAATACGCTGCGCTTGTTCAGGGAGAGAATGAGAACCACTTGACGCTTCGTTCCCTGCTTAACCTGAAGCCGGCGGGCCCTAAGGTTCCGCTGGAAGAGGTTGAATCCGCGGCTTCAATCATGAAGCGGTTCAAGACCGGCGCCATGTCGTTCGGTTCCATCAGCAAAGAAGCGCATGAGTCTATCGCAATCGGGATGAACCGTGTAGGCGGCAAGAGCAATACCGGAGAAGGTGGAGAAGACCCGGCCCGTTACATTCCAGAGGCGAATGGAGACTCTCGCCGCAGTGCGATCAAGCAGGTCGCTTCCGGCCGCTTCGGGGTTACTTCCCACTACCTGGTCAATGCGGATGAGATCCAGATCAAGATGGCGCAGGGTGCGAAGCCGGGTGAAGGCGGACAGCTGCCAGGCCGCAAGGTGTATCCATGGGTTGCGGAAGTTCGTGGTTCAACTCCGGGTGTAGGCTTGATCTCGCCGCCTCCGCATCACGATATTTACTCGATCGAGGATTTGGCGGAGCTGATCTACGATCTCAAGAACTCCAACCCGCGTGCTCGCATCAATGTGAAGCTGGTATCTGAGGCTGGTGTAGGCACAATTGCAGCGGGGGTGGCCAAGGGGCGCGCGGATGTCATTCTCGTCAGCGGTTATGACGGCGGAACAGGCGCGTCGCCGCAAGGCTCGATCCGTCATGCGGGTCTGCCATGGGAACTGGGTCTGGCTGAGACCCATCAGACACTGATTATGAACAATCTTCGTGACCGTGTTGTCCTAGAGACCGATGGTAAAATGCTCAACGGACGCGACCTGGCAGTTGCCGCGCTGCTGGGCGCAGAAGAGTACGGCTTCTCTACAGCTCCGCTTATCGCGGTTGGCTGTATCATGATGCGCGTATGCCATATGGATACTTGTCCGGTTGGTGTAGCGACTCAGAATCCGGAACTTCGCAAGAATTTCACAGGGGATCCACAGCATGTGGCCAACTTCATGACATTCGTTGCTGAGGATATGCGTGAGTGGATGGCTGAACTCGGCTTCCGCACGATTAATGAAATGGTGGGCCGGACCGATTGCCTGGAGACCAACAATGCGGTTAATCACTGGAAGAAGAGCGGCATAGACCTGAGTCCGCTGCTTCATGTTCCGGCACTTCATGAGGGCGCAGACCGTTACAATACGCAGCAGCAGAATCACGGCCTTGAGCATACACTCGATATGACCAAGCTGCTTGCGTTTGCAGCGCCGGCACTTGAGCGGGGCGAGCCGGTCCAAGCCGAGCTGCCAATCACGAACGTGGATCGCGCTACAGGAACGATCCTCGGGAGTGAAGTGACCCGCCTGTACGGAGCAGCGGGTCTGCCGGAAGATACGATCCGGTTCCATTTTGTCGGATCGGCGGGTCAGAGCTTTGGGGCGTTCGTGCCGAAGGGCATGACGCTTACGGTTGAGGGCGATGCCAATGACTATATTGGCAAAGGCCTGTCCGGTGGCAAGCTGGCGGTAAGACCGTCACCCAAAGCCACCTTTGTGGCCGAAGAGAATATTATCGCCGGCAACACGGCCTTCTACGGAGCGACAAGCGGTGAAGCTTATGTCCGCGGTATCGCGGGGGAACGCTTCGCGGTGCGTAACTCTGGTGCGAATGTGGTGGTTGAGGGTGTTGGCGACCACGGCTGTGAATACATGACAGGTGGGCGTGTGGTTGTTCTTGGCGGAACAGGACGCAACTTTGCAGCAGGGATGTCCGGCGGGATCGCTTATGTATATGATCCGGAAGGTTCCTTCCTTGGCCGCTGCAACCTGGAAATGGTACTGCTTGAGCGTGTTGAGGAAGCAGATGAGGCGGAAGAGCTTCGTTCCTTGATCAGCCGCCATGTGCAGTACACCGAGAGTGCTGTAGGCCACAAGGTGCTGGATAACTGGAATGAGGCACTAGGCTCTTTCGTGCGTGTCATTCCGAAGGATTACAAGCGGATGCTGCAGCAGATCCGCAAAGTTCAAGATCAAGGCCTTCAAGGCGAAGCAGCTCTGCTCGCCGCATTTGAAGCGAATATGCGTGAGCTTGCCCGTACTGGCAATTAA
- the rfbC gene encoding dTDP-4-dehydrorhamnose 3,5-epimerase has translation MRVIDTGLPGAVIIETDVFEDERGFFTESYNREVFAKHGITYNFIQDNHSYSGPAGTLRGLHYQLQPKAQTKLVRVLSGAIYDVFVDLRKESPTFGKWGEVILTSRNFRQVLIPRGFAHGFCTLVPHTEVLYKVDEVYSKEHDRGILWNDPALAIPWPATKLVLSEKDKVHPVMAKADFDFSY, from the coding sequence ATGCGCGTCATCGATACAGGGCTGCCGGGGGCGGTCATCATAGAGACCGATGTGTTCGAGGATGAACGTGGTTTTTTTACAGAGAGCTATAACCGGGAAGTCTTCGCGAAGCATGGAATCACTTATAACTTCATTCAAGATAATCACTCCTATTCTGGGCCTGCCGGTACACTGAGAGGCCTGCATTATCAGCTTCAGCCCAAAGCACAGACCAAGCTGGTCCGGGTACTGTCAGGAGCAATCTATGATGTATTCGTAGATCTTCGTAAGGAGTCCCCTACCTTCGGTAAGTGGGGGGAGGTCATCTTGACCTCACGGAATTTCAGACAGGTTCTGATTCCCCGCGGCTTCGCACATGGATTCTGCACACTCGTGCCACATACCGAAGTGTTGTACAAAGTGGATGAGGTCTATTCCAAGGAACATGACCGGGGGATTCTCTGGAATGATCCGGCACTTGCGATTCCTTGGCCGGCCACGAAGCTTGTGTTATCGGAGAAGGATAAGGTGCATCCGGTGATGGCCAAGGCCGATTTTGACTTCTCATACTAA
- the rfbD gene encoding dTDP-4-dehydrorhamnose reductase has translation MNHLNWSYKVEVLVRGKREKRVMSELTTPIHKGKSSVLVTGAEGQLGRELLEVLGSLGYEVHGLGHQELDITDIEQCYHVLQRLKPGVVIHAAAYTNVDRAESEQDKAYEINAYGTRNIAAAAESIQAKLIYISTDYVFGGGAGQEPYDEFHPTHPINVYGQSKLQGEEFVRQLHSRFFIVRTSWVYGHHGSNFVKTMLNLASSQERISVVDDQIGCPTYTRDLALKLEELASSQKYGTYHISGAGSCSWYELACSIMDLAGLKTAVIPVSTREFPRPAPRPAYSVLMQKALRLNGFSGLRDWREALAEYVNMEKTQRN, from the coding sequence ATGAATCATCTTAATTGGAGTTATAAAGTAGAAGTTCTTGTAAGAGGGAAGAGGGAGAAGAGGGTTATGAGTGAGCTAACGACTCCGATTCACAAGGGGAAGAGCAGCGTGCTGGTCACGGGCGCAGAAGGGCAGTTGGGAAGGGAACTGCTGGAGGTCTTAGGCAGTCTAGGATACGAAGTGCACGGGCTGGGCCATCAGGAGCTTGATATTACGGATATAGAGCAGTGCTATCATGTGCTTCAGCGTCTGAAGCCGGGTGTAGTGATTCACGCCGCAGCCTATACGAACGTTGATCGTGCAGAGAGCGAACAGGATAAAGCATACGAGATAAATGCCTATGGTACCCGCAATATCGCCGCTGCGGCGGAAAGTATCCAGGCCAAGCTGATCTATATCAGCACGGATTATGTTTTTGGCGGGGGAGCGGGGCAGGAGCCATATGATGAATTTCACCCCACCCATCCCATTAATGTCTACGGCCAATCGAAGCTTCAAGGGGAAGAGTTCGTTCGTCAGCTTCATTCCCGGTTTTTTATTGTTCGTACATCCTGGGTATATGGTCACCACGGCAGCAATTTTGTAAAAACGATGCTGAACCTTGCAAGCAGCCAAGAGCGAATCTCCGTAGTTGATGACCAGATCGGTTGTCCGACGTATACCAGAGATTTGGCGTTAAAGCTGGAAGAGCTTGCTTCTTCCCAGAAATACGGGACCTATCATATATCGGGGGCTGGGTCCTGCTCCTGGTATGAGCTGGCATGCTCGATTATGGATTTAGCCGGACTAAAGACAGCCGTTATTCCTGTATCTACTAGAGAGTTCCCTCGTCCTGCTCCGCGTCCCGCCTATTCGGTGTTGATGCAAAAAGCGCTTCGACTGAACGGATTCAGTGGGCTAAGGGACTGGAGAGAGGCCTTGGCGGAGTATGTAAATATGGAGAAAACGCAACGGAATTGA
- a CDS encoding ABC transporter ATP-binding protein, giving the protein MSQEPVVRLSNVTKKIGSKTIIDRLTLDIPAGQVYGFLGPNGSGKTTTIRMMVGLMSITEGDIVICGSSVRKDFEKAITHIGAIVENPEMYKFLTGYQNLIHYARMSGVSKERIQEAVALVGLEKRIHDKVKTYSLGMRQRLGVAQAILQRPKLLILDEPTNGLDPQGIRELRDYLRVLAREEGITVFVSSHLLSEMELMCDTVAIIQSGRLIDVRSLKAEDLEGQYAETGFEVSEPERALELVGAGRLDEGRLIVTANREQIADLNSRLVAAGIKVYGIQVLTRSLEDQFLEMTGGGQIG; this is encoded by the coding sequence ATGTCTCAAGAACCTGTTGTCCGCTTATCGAATGTGACGAAGAAGATCGGCTCCAAGACCATCATTGATCGTCTTACACTCGATATTCCAGCGGGTCAGGTATATGGCTTCCTTGGTCCTAACGGTTCAGGGAAGACGACAACCATACGCATGATGGTTGGACTGATGTCGATTACTGAAGGAGATATTGTGATCTGCGGATCGAGCGTAAGGAAGGACTTCGAGAAGGCAATTACTCATATCGGAGCGATTGTGGAGAATCCTGAAATGTACAAGTTCCTGACGGGTTATCAGAACTTGATTCATTATGCAAGGATGTCTGGAGTAAGTAAGGAGCGTATTCAAGAGGCGGTTGCCCTGGTCGGTCTTGAGAAACGGATACATGACAAGGTGAAGACGTACTCGCTCGGGATGCGCCAGCGTCTGGGTGTAGCCCAAGCGATATTGCAGCGTCCCAAGCTCCTGATTCTGGATGAGCCTACGAATGGTCTGGATCCTCAGGGAATTCGCGAGCTCCGCGATTATCTGAGGGTGCTGGCAAGAGAAGAGGGCATAACGGTGTTCGTCTCCAGCCACTTGCTGTCAGAGATGGAGCTGATGTGTGATACCGTGGCCATTATTCAGAGCGGCAGATTAATTGACGTTCGTTCACTTAAGGCCGAGGATCTGGAAGGACAATATGCCGAGACCGGCTTTGAGGTTAGCGAACCGGAGCGGGCGCTTGAGCTTGTAGGGGCTGGCCGGTTGGACGAAGGCAGGCTGATTGTTACGGCTAACCGGGAGCAGATTGCGGATCTTAACAGCCGCCTTGTAGCCGCGGGCATTAAGGTGTACGGAATTCAGGTTCTGACAAGATCGCTTGAGGATCAATTCTTGGAGATGACGGGAGGCGGGCAAATTGGGTAA
- a CDS encoding DUF2705 family protein has protein sequence MGNFLALVQNENMKIYRRLRTWIMLALVVLLPVLFGILIAVNNGTFGSNMDAWGAASNLSFIYFLVSIFSVVIAADIVASEFTWGTIKLLLIRPWTRSKVLLSKLLAVLLFAVAISVLFMIATIGITQLLFSSGSTAANIEQMNFGEYSLMMFYRFIDLVVITIFAFMISSVFRASGLAIGLSMFLLMANSILSAILNPSRYSWAKYLLFNNMDLSQYKMRESAGIAATNGMSLGFSATVLAVYVAVFLVVAWLVFTKRDVAA, from the coding sequence TTGGGTAATTTCCTGGCACTGGTACAAAATGAGAATATGAAAATTTATCGCCGGCTGCGCACCTGGATCATGCTGGCACTGGTTGTGCTGCTGCCAGTTTTATTTGGAATCCTAATTGCGGTTAATAATGGTACATTCGGTTCAAATATGGATGCTTGGGGAGCAGCGTCTAATTTGTCCTTCATTTATTTCCTTGTCTCAATCTTCTCGGTTGTCATAGCCGCCGATATTGTAGCTTCAGAATTCACCTGGGGGACTATCAAGCTGCTGCTGATCAGACCCTGGACAAGAAGCAAGGTGCTTCTATCGAAGCTGCTTGCCGTTCTCTTGTTCGCGGTCGCGATAAGTGTTCTCTTTATGATTGCAACGATAGGGATCACGCAGCTCTTGTTCTCATCCGGGTCGACAGCTGCGAATATAGAACAAATGAATTTTGGGGAATACAGCCTGATGATGTTCTATAGATTCATAGATCTGGTAGTCATTACGATATTCGCGTTTATGATTTCGTCTGTCTTCCGCGCAAGCGGACTCGCTATTGGTCTGTCGATGTTCCTGCTGATGGCAAATAGCATTCTGAGTGCGATCCTGAATCCCTCGAGATATTCTTGGGCCAAGTATCTGCTCTTCAACAATATGGACTTGTCGCAATACAAGATGAGGGAGTCAGCAGGTATTGCTGCAACGAACGGGATGTCCCTCGGTTTCTCTGCTACGGTGCTGGCTGTATATGTGGCGGTATTTCTGGTTGTCGCCTGGCTGGTATTTACAAAAAGAGACGTAGCGGCATAG
- a CDS encoding polymer-forming cytoskeletal protein, protein MFKDNKRTAKGSDTLIGMGSDIQGKLRCEANLRLEGKFHGEIETTGEIVIGESGEAHSTIKGNAIIVAGKVFGDIITEGKLTITASGQVDGNVSAHTLVILDGGVLNGISIMERPAVSRVPSPSPAGKSSKEVPQSEAG, encoded by the coding sequence ATGTTCAAAGATAACAAACGCACGGCAAAAGGATCGGACACGCTCATCGGAATGGGCAGTGATATTCAAGGCAAGCTGCGCTGTGAGGCCAATCTCAGACTTGAAGGCAAGTTCCACGGGGAGATTGAGACTACAGGTGAAATCGTAATCGGAGAATCGGGAGAAGCCCATTCTACGATCAAGGGGAATGCTATTATCGTGGCGGGAAAAGTATTTGGCGATATTATTACCGAAGGCAAATTAACGATTACGGCGAGCGGCCAGGTAGACGGCAACGTATCTGCCCACACGCTGGTTATTTTGGACGGAGGTGTTCTGAACGGAATCAGTATAATGGAGCGGCCTGCAGTTAGCCGGGTTCCTTCCCCTTCTCCAGCAGGCAAGTCCTCCAAGGAAGTTCCACAATCTGAAGCTGGATAA
- a CDS encoding M23 family metallopeptidase, translated as MRNAASSRKMTLLILQDANHAVKQIQVSKPLVIVIPLAALLSISGLIVSLQTHSGRTVASLEQELHSHNMQLQAVVTDKDEAIKRLQAQIITLSAESQSVKNKVQKVSELENELRHMIRKFGTGKAVSASTMQSEESPHIGGEFFAVHDVNTASRLAYDTQDDFAQISELINAMVSRVPGLVAQAEHLHQSLSGTPSFWPTLSRNLSSSFGYRSDPFTNKSAFHAGVDISGEIGDPIYSAGAGTVLQADHSPARGNYIIIKHPNGLQTWYMHLNRISVNVDDKVTKGAVIGTLGSTGRSTGPHLHFQVLKQNQPIDPLPYLTQE; from the coding sequence ATGAGAAATGCAGCCTCATCCCGCAAAATGACCCTCCTTATCCTTCAGGACGCCAACCATGCCGTGAAGCAGATTCAAGTCTCCAAGCCTCTGGTAATTGTCATCCCCCTTGCCGCCCTGCTCTCGATATCCGGTCTAATCGTAAGCCTCCAGACTCACTCCGGCCGCACCGTTGCAAGTCTCGAGCAGGAGCTGCATAGCCATAATATGCAGCTTCAGGCTGTCGTTACCGATAAGGATGAAGCAATCAAGCGTCTGCAAGCCCAGATCATTACACTCTCAGCCGAGTCCCAAAGTGTGAAAAATAAAGTTCAGAAGGTCTCCGAGCTGGAGAACGAGCTCCGGCACATGATTCGCAAGTTTGGTACAGGCAAGGCGGTCTCTGCCTCAACTATGCAGTCCGAGGAGTCCCCGCATATCGGAGGCGAGTTCTTTGCCGTGCATGATGTGAATACGGCAAGCAGGCTTGCCTATGACACCCAGGATGACTTCGCCCAGATCTCGGAGCTAATTAACGCCATGGTGAGCAGGGTTCCTGGTCTGGTTGCTCAAGCGGAGCACCTTCATCAGTCATTGTCCGGCACCCCTTCATTTTGGCCAACCCTTTCCCGGAATTTATCCTCAAGCTTTGGTTACCGCTCAGATCCTTTCACCAACAAATCCGCGTTCCATGCCGGTGTGGATATTTCCGGGGAAATAGGAGATCCGATCTACTCTGCCGGGGCTGGAACAGTACTTCAGGCCGATCACTCCCCTGCGCGGGGCAACTACATTATCATCAAGCATCCCAACGGACTGCAGACCTGGTACATGCATTTAAACCGAATTAGCGTGAACGTGGATGACAAAGTTACAAAAGGAGCAGTGATTGGCACGCTTGGATCAACCGGCCGAAGTACGGGGCCCCACCTTCATTTTCAGGTGCTGAAGCAGAATCAGCCCATCGATCCGCTCCCCTATCTGACTCAGGAATAG
- the cls gene encoding cardiolipin synthase encodes MVWLMFALLAFIFQSATILILEFRNPSKTVAWLFILFCFPIIGFVLYYFVAQDYKKRKNLRRRGTRLFQEMKGRLWRQAQIVESVHEMHNSEFHHQERLFNLLTHLSESPITGCNKTKVLTNGEDTYDAILTEMEKARDHIHIEYYIFRSDEVGKRFKEVMVRKANEGVKIRMICDGLGSYYLKNQFISELKEAGIEFYFFLPPLIATIDRRVNYRNHRKIVVIDGTIGFLGGINVGDDYLGLYPRLGEWRDTHLQIEGDSIYFLQNTFLTDWRLASGERITDPALFPEHNCTGDEQVQILTSGPDQHWDAIQEMCFEAIAVAKKRVWITSPYFIPDPSVYTALKTAAVSGVEVKIIIPYRSDSKLVHLASLSYVEELLQAGVQFYQYTKGFIHAKVMIIDDMLATVGTANMDMRSFFYNFEMTAVLFDQAPIRRLMNDFEVDLTHCRPIILREFSKRPRLQKGAEMLTRMLSPLL; translated from the coding sequence ATGGTTTGGCTGATGTTTGCGCTTTTGGCATTTATTTTCCAGAGCGCTACAATACTTATTCTTGAGTTCCGCAATCCTTCCAAGACGGTTGCCTGGCTCTTCATCTTGTTCTGCTTCCCGATTATAGGATTTGTTCTGTACTATTTCGTGGCCCAGGATTACAAGAAGCGGAAGAACCTGCGCCGCAGAGGAACCCGTTTGTTCCAGGAGATGAAGGGGCGCCTGTGGAGACAGGCCCAAATTGTCGAATCTGTTCATGAGATGCATAATTCCGAATTCCATCATCAAGAGCGATTATTTAATCTATTAACTCATTTGTCAGAGAGTCCTATTACGGGATGTAACAAGACAAAGGTACTTACGAACGGCGAAGATACTTATGATGCGATCCTGACTGAGATGGAGAAGGCCAGGGACCATATTCATATTGAATACTACATATTTAGAAGTGATGAGGTAGGCAAGAGGTTTAAGGAGGTTATGGTCCGCAAGGCCAATGAAGGTGTCAAGATCCGCATGATCTGCGATGGGCTCGGCAGCTACTACCTGAAGAATCAGTTCATAAGCGAGCTAAAGGAGGCGGGGATCGAGTTCTACTTCTTCCTGCCTCCGCTGATTGCTACGATAGACAGACGGGTGAATTACAGGAATCACCGCAAAATTGTGGTGATCGACGGGACGATCGGATTTCTGGGGGGAATCAACGTCGGCGATGATTACCTCGGTCTGTATCCGAGACTTGGGGAATGGCGGGATACGCATCTGCAGATCGAAGGGGACTCTATCTATTTCCTGCAAAATACATTTCTAACCGACTGGAGACTAGCCTCGGGTGAACGGATTACGGACCCGGCCTTGTTCCCGGAGCACAACTGCACCGGAGATGAACAGGTGCAGATCCTGACGAGCGGTCCGGATCAGCACTGGGATGCGATTCAGGAAATGTGCTTCGAGGCGATTGCTGTAGCCAAGAAGCGGGTGTGGATCACGAGTCCTTACTTCATCCCGGATCCGAGTGTGTATACAGCGCTTAAGACCGCCGCGGTAAGTGGAGTCGAGGTCAAGATTATTATTCCCTATCGTTCGGATAGCAAGCTGGTTCATCTGGCCTCCCTGTCCTATGTAGAAGAACTGCTTCAGGCTGGAGTCCAGTTCTACCAATACACCAAAGGCTTCATCCATGCGAAGGTGATGATTATAGATGACATGCTGGCTACGGTCGGAACGGCCAATATGGATATGCGTAGCTTCTTCTATAACTTCGAAATGACAGCCGTACTGTTCGATCAGGCTCCGATCCGGAGATTGATGAATGATTTCGAGGTGGACCTCACGCACTGCCGTCCCATTATATTACGCGAGTTCTCCAAGAGACCAAGACTGCAGAAAGGAGCTGAAATGCTGACACGGATGCTGTCGCCGCTTTTGTAA